The nucleotide window CTCATAAcacacagtacagtactttatcagCCCTACTTCCTCTTCCCTCAGGCAATCATGTACCTCTTGTGTGCCCCCAACATAATTGGATTTGTCTGTGAATTGCCAGATTTCTGGAGTTGATGTTCAAGTGAAGCTCCCCTGGAGAGGTAATTATTAGTCAGAACCAAGACCGATCATCCCGTGTTTCTGATTCCACTGAAACCAGAAGGTATGGAAATTGCTGACTGCTTACCATAATCCTGGTGCAATTAATGGTGTGAGAGCCCATGAAATTGTTCCTCAATGACAAGGGAAGATACAGAAGAAAATTTTACCATTGAGCTAGAAATTCTTGGTCCGGTAGCAACAATTGCCTTGACTTTCCTTTGTTTACTGAAACGAATGTTCAACATGTTATGAGCTAATTCGTTCCTCTATTTCCAAGGAGACAGAAGGCAGGGTTACCAATAAAACAGGATTCTCGAATTGTGGCAGGAGGAGATAATTTCCTTGGTCTGGGAGCATTGCCTCCAGGGAGACCAGACAATCCAATTGTTGAGAATATTTGAAAGGTAAGTCTTGAACAAGAAGACACCAGAAAAGTGAGCACAAATCCTTGGGGAAAAAGGTAACCTTAAGCTTAAGCCATTTCCCACAAAGCCTAAGAAGGCTGGTAAGTCTAGTAAGGTGGTGGCATTGGGAGCCGTGGCTGGAAAGTTACCCTGATCCCTGATCAAGACCCTTGTGCCAGTGGGTCAGGGGACTCGTTCCTCCCTCAGTGTCAGTGGTTGTGCCCTAGCCCTGTTCGCGGTGGGGTCACAGGGCCTTGTGAGTGTGCTTTCCCCTTCTGTAACAATGTGCCCCAGTGCTGTCTCTCCATTGGGGCAATCCATATGGTTTTCCATCCGGGGTTTGTTGTGGTTAATGGTTGCTAAGACCTTGACCGCTCTGCTTGCAACCAGGATGAGGAAGAAGCATTTGCTATgttcttcctcatcctcctctttgtcctccaaTTCTCCGGGCACCAGGTTCACCTATTGCTTTCCGAGTACATAATGgatttataaatactatatatgtaaatctatattgtgGGTTTCTGAGGGGAGATAAATTTTCTATTTatcctattttattattttttgttaaattaGTAATTTTAGGTTGACAGTATTAAGTTGATGATATTTGCAAAAGTTTGTTCCcaaccaccatacaatttttatataGAGAATTGGTTTTGCACTGAACATAACAACAGTTATTCTCAACAACAGAGACTATTCAATGACATTATTGTTTTAGTGCACTGGGTAAGATGAACCCATACTGTATTCTGTACGAGCCAATTCCTTACATTAGCTCATCTTCCTGCCAGAAATACAGTAAAGTGCTTTCATCTAATTAGATAAAAATTCTAGTATCTTTGAGGGATTGAAAAATCATAAATAAGtggaaatatttgtatttttgaaGGATTGGTGAATCTCTTGTAAGTATAACATATGAATCACAAGTGAAATATGTTTACAAGCAAAAATTAACTTACAAGCAAAAATTAACAAGGGAGACTATTCATAGTTACTTACAAATTCTGGCTGCTACACAGACTTACCTGCCATGAAGAAAAGGGTTTGCACCAAGGTCTGCACGGCAACCAGTTAATGGCATTCAGAAGATCAGCTCCCTGCATTGCCAGAGTCAAATATTCTTCAGTATACTTGACCTCAATTCTCCTGTGAAGTAAAATTCCCTGTACGCAgtttgaaattttttatataattatctagaACACTGCACAATAATGAACTCTACTTTATGATACTCTCTTTCAGTTTCATACACAAAAGTCTCGCCATACCAATTTAAATATAACGTAAAGTACTTTATACTGACAATCAAAAGGATAATCAAGCTTCCATGTGTGCAACAAAAATGGTTAAAAAATCAAACCCCTACAATTGCCTTAGCAAACTAACATCATCCTCTGAGGGGATTAATCAATACTGTATCTGGAATAACAATGCTTATAAAAAACAAGCAGGAGAACCCATTACCTAAAACTGTCTACCTTCAAGTAACCCTTGAAATACAATTTTGCCCTTTTTCTATGCTTTTGTACATTCTGAGGAAGaagatttttaataaattattattcttaactgccccaacactttgcaaccttcattcactctctgatgtacatctgcttccactccaccatttgctgcaacaacagaccccaagtatttaaactgatccacctcctcaagtaactctccattcaacatgacattcaacctcgcaccaccttcccttctcgtacatctcataaccttactcttacccacattaactctcaacttccttctcacacactcttccaaattctgtcactaatcagccaagcttctcttctgtgtccttGTTTGAATGAATGGAACCATTATGTCTCTAATATAATCTCACTTCTTTGTAAATTGGTATATCATAATTTTCTACATCCCAACTGACATGAACCAAATGTCCTGATACCTATCTTGACTTTTCAGAAATATCTGAACTTCACTATAAGGCTAGTTCTAACGATTTGTTTTTGATTGagtgaaaaaaattgtaaatttgcaaagtttcataattttgatatctatataaaataaagaaCCTACTGTACAGTACTTACGGCACACTGGAAACAGTATCCTCCTGTGACAATTGAATGATAAAACAAAACTTCATATCAAACTCACCTTTCTTCCTCTGGCATTTTTTCCTTCTGTTGTTTCAGAATTGAAATCTGATGAAGAGatctgtaataaaataaaattacctgttaaaatacaaaattaataaatacatatattatcaaAATGCTACTAAAAGACACAATCATTTTGTCAACTTTACCCTTTGATGGGGTTTAACACAATATGTTTACCACACTCTTCTTACGTTTGTGCGCTTTCTACTTCAACTCCCATGAGATCATGATTTTCATCTAAtccatttgttcatttgtttaagatCAGGCCCCTGTTTTATGAGACAAAGGCTGCATTTTTTCATGATCAAGGGCCCTTGGCTTTCTTAGAGTCTACTAACAGatccaatattattaaaattatcttgcAAATCATTAGCTTCTCTAGCATCGGAACATTTTCAGATTTAAAGGAAAACAGGTTAAGATCCCAAGGACTGAGAAGGTGGGGTCATATAATGAATAGGGAGAGGAATAATCTATTGGAGAAGAGGTATACTTTAAGTGCAGTACccaaaaaattatgaatatcattTAGCTTCATGACCTTTCAGACAGAGAAAGTGTTTAGGGAAAACATGAGTAAAAAAcctgaaataatgatgataaatttctTAATCATCTATGCATAAGTCTCATAGAAACTTTCCTGTAACCTTTTAAATTACTGAAATTCAACCCTTCAAGTCTATATGTCGACAAGCATAATTTTTGTCGGAGTCAAATCGTTAATCTAATTAGATCCAATGATTTATCATTAAAGACACTATAACTAGTCTGGTTTACTTGAGAAGACATTAAGTATCTGCCTCCAATATCACTGCAGCCAATAGTGAAGGAGAGAATATACTTGTCCCCAAACCACAATGCACCTATATTAGTTTTAATCAATTTCCTTCATTCATTTTGTCTGCAATCATTCATTTTGTTTCCTTAGCAAATTCACACAAAAATTAAAGCTAGTACAGTATGTcgtatttgaatattaattttagtttttttaaattCTCATTTTACAGTCATCTCCGAGAGTGATATCTTAGTCATcaataaaacagaaaacaaaatcAATCTGCTAATTTGatttatatcatgaaaaaaaaaataatatattttctatcaagCACTTTCATATAACTCATGCACCTTATAAATATTCCCAGAGTTTATACTACAGTAATGCAGTTGATAATAatcaaacaaaatttaaaaaacaagaatgaTTACAGACTATGAAAAACAAAGGATCATATCTTAAGAAGACAAACAGCTTCTTCACTAATCTTAAGAATGGTGCTTGATATGAAAGCAATTGCATATCtgaaaattcaataacaaaaaGCAATAACGAGAAATTCAACTCTCCTGTCCTAACGACTAGGAAACTAGACTAACAAGTGCTGAATGTTAAGGGGACAAAGGTTAGTAAGTAAAAATGACTAGCTAATCAACCATTAAAATCTCCTTGTTAACACACAAGTGGTCACTAATAAGACATCAATACGCAGTAGCCCAATGCCTCGGCAAATTACTATACATCCATGTAAGTGACAATGTGGGCTTTTCCAGCACTTAACTATAAACATTTGCAGTATATCACTAATCTATGTTTTCACATTAGGTACTATCGTTATCAGGTTAGATGTCATATCAGTTCTATCCACTCTTCTCTTAGCAGTTTCAGCCTAAATTCTCTAACAGTTCAGGTTCTTATCTACAACCTTTCTCCATTGCTTTCTGGCTCTTCCTAGCAAATCCTCATGTCACTTTGCCCAACCATACCAGTTCTGGAGATTTTACTCTACTCTTCAGCCTCTAGACAAATTTCCTGCCAAAATTCTCAATATTTAGTGGTCACCATCTCAtaatctcttccatttttttttctagtgctTGTGTCTTTACTGCATTGATGAACGCATGcctttttcatatatttcagcTTTGTTTATTAATAATTCCCTTCTTTGTCAATATTTAATGAATTCCTTCCCTCTTCACCCAGATTGAGGGAACAATACCGTAATCATTATAACGTTTTTTTACTAGAAAGCAATttactataataaaatatttttgctGACATTCGATTCAAGAGCATCAGTACTATTTCCCGTGTTTTACCAGGGTACTCTAAGGATGCTAGATTGATAACAGTTTGGAATCAATTTAAATAAGGAAGTGTCTGGATAATAATGGAGGCAAGATATGGCTCACATAAAAGGCTAGACCACATGgcaatttcataaaaaatgcaCAAGGTAAACCAGAAGCAAAAGTAATCATTTCATTCAATCCCACAAAAGAAATGTGACAGAGAGTTGATGATTATTCAGACGGAGCACATTTATGTTACAGTTATGTGAACAAAGATCGttcatgaaaaatagaataaaaaacagtTTCCTATGTGTCAAGGGAAAAAGAACCAATGCTATTAATGTTATACAGAAATAATGTCATACAATCCTTTCTTAAATCCCTCTCCTGCTCCTCATATAATCCAGTGAACCATAATATAACTATCAGTAGAATTCCATCTGATATGCCTTCACTAATCTGTCCAAATAAGTCTTTAACATTACATTAACTATTCAAGAAAGACTGgtcttcttggaaaaaaaaaaaatctttaaaacatttCACGATTCATATCAAACATATTTGAGGAACAGAGTTGCTGACAGGTTGTGTCCTCAGTTACAAGTTGCAGATCTTTGGTATGATTTGCAAGAGTAATTTGTTTAGCTTATACATAAATCTTCAATCtacaacaatttaaaaaaaatagtcacCATGAAGAACTTGAAACTTCTACTCTCTTGCCAATACACACGAAAGAGAGAGTCTTAAAGAAAAGATCCATATGATACCCTCCTCACATTAAAAGTAGGCACATGCACCAGCAAACTGAGGATGATGACCAACCCACCCTGGGATCTAGTGAATaagcaagactgctcgaagcttccTTCCAGACTGGACAAATCCCCCAAGGAGGAGAGTTTCACAAAATACTGAGAAGCTACTTCTCCAATTCTCTTGCCAAAGCAGGAAAGAGATAGAATTGAGGGAAAAACCTTATGATACCCTCCTCATGTTAGGAGGAGGAGCATGTACCCATGCCCTGAGGATTAGAACTATCTTACCCTGGAACAAGTCCCAAGAGAAGCTAGACGGCTTGAAGCTCCCTTTGAGCTTGGAGCATTACCCTGGAGGTGGAGGGATCTAAACTCTACCAAGGAGCTTCTTCACCAGAGGCAGGCAAGAAAGTGCATGATCTACTGAAAAGTTCTTTGGACAGAGACACGCATTCTCTATGACTCCCACCATAGAGAGTGTCTCTCAGAACCCACATGGAAGCTAGTAGAATGAAACATCAGGCTCTCACTCACTTGACTGACCCTGACGGTATAGTGGGCAAATACCATCACTCCTTCCCAAAGGAGGAGAGCGATTGCTATAAATCACAAGGAACTTTTAGCGACAGAACTTCCTGCACTACTATCTTCTTCGCAAGGAAGTAATGTCTGATGAAGGGAAAGGAGGAAGTCGAAGAGATTGGTAGAACAGAGGGTGAACTTTCCTTCCCTTACAAAGGAAATAAAGTCTGGGTGACTGATAATGACTGCGCTCCCTCTGAGGAGGAAACTACATTAGCTTCATCTTCTGTAATGCAAACTACTAAACTCAGAGTTTTATTCCAAGAAAAGCACTGGGAACACTCACTGACAGGGATCACCATCTGGGAAACACTAGGCATCCCTTTACAAAGATACACAAGACATGGGGTTCTGGAGATTTGTATCCTGCTAGGAAAAAAATTCACATCACCACATGCCTATCTTTCagtgaaataaaataataacacctaccacaaatgaagaaaggaaaagatccAACAGTTGAGAGAGCAGCGCAATGGTATGTCTGCACatgttacagcaaaaaaaaaaaaaaaaaaaaaaggtagctaTTCCATTATCAACCAGTtaccttgttaatgattcaatgACTATTCCAGGGCTGCTGAAAATAATCCCTATTTCAAAGAATGAAAGTTTGTACACTcatagaaaaaaaatgacaaaagcaCCATGATTTACCAATGTTGGATATCACAGTAATATCTTTAGTTGGGATTTCAATTGTGATTTCATAGTTAATAGCAATTTTTAAAGCTACTATATTAAAAATCTATGTGCACCACTAAAGTCAATCACAAAAAACCATTATATTCATATTTCTGGACCAACAAGACATTACCTTATTATTGTTAAACTAAGTGAAATAGCCCAAATCACTATGCAAAGATTCCATAACCTTTCAGATTTTCCTCGTAACACTTTTACATCTTGGAGCCAAGCtatgtgttccacagggtaatacAGCACATCAACAATGTTATTAGCCAATTTCAGCACACGCTGAGTCTGATCTTCACCCTGCAACACAAAAACAAatgacaaatgtttttatgtaatttttacagGTTTCATATGCACAAATTACTTTATGGGTTACCTATTCTGCAAATCAAGGTAAATACCAATGCCGACACTACTGATTACTGATTGGGAATCAGtgacaataaaaaaatttttttagtgaggctaATTTGCAAAGACTCgaagggggcccttttagctcggaaaagtttcctaatagctgtttgattggaagtatttttgtccgaatatcatccttgttttcaaataattaccaagtaatgtgaaacGAAACTTATtaactaacctatatttctccctcagatataggttttgtcaataaataaatgttaacaaatacagtgaatatattataaagtaaggtaaggaggtgtatgttgcgtttatggatctggagaaagcatatgatagagttgatagggaagcaatgtggaatgtgatgaggttatatggagttggtggaaggttgttgcaagcagtgaaaagtgtctacaaaggtagtaaagcatgtgttagaataggaaatgaagtgagcgattggtttccggtgagagtggggctgagacagggatgtgtgatgtcgccgtggttgtttaacttgtatgttgatggagtggtgagagaggtgaatgctcgagtgcttggacgaggattaaaactggtagacgaaaatgatcatgaatgggaggtaaatcagttgttttttgcagatgatactgtactggtagcagacacagaagagaagcttgaccgactagtgacagaatttggaagggtgtgtgagagaaggaggttgagagttaatgtgggtaagagtaaggttatgagatgtacgagaagggaaggtggtgcaaggttgaatgtcatgttgaatggagttacttgaggaggtggatcagtttaagtacttggggtctgttgttgcagcaaatggtggagtggaagcagatgtacgtcagagagtgaatgaaggatgcaaagtattgggggcagttaagggagtagtaaaaaatagagggttgggcatgaatgtaaagagagttttatatgagaaagtgattgtaccaactatgatgtatggatcggagttgtggggaatgaaagtgatggagagacagaaattgaatgtgtttgagatgaagtgtctaaggagtatggctggtgatggagagacagaaattgaatgtgtttgagatgaagtgtctaaggagtatggctggtgtatctcgagtagatagggttaggaacgaagtggtgagggtgggaacgggtgtaagaaatgagttagcggctagagtggatatgaatgtgttgaggtggtttggtcatgttgagagaatggaaaatggctgtctgctaaagaaggtgatgaatgcaagagttgatgggagaagtacaagaggaaggccaaggtttgggtggatggatggtgtgaagaaagctctgggtgataggaggatagatgtgagagaggcaagagagcgtgctagaaataggaatgaatggcgagcgattgtgacgcagttccggtaggccctgctgcttcctccggtgccttagatgaccgcggaggtagcagcagtaggggattcagcattatgaagcttcatctgtggtggaattgtgggaggttgggctgtggcaccctagcagtactagctgaactcggctgagtccctggttaggctggaggaacgtagagagtagtcccctttttgttttgtttctttgttgatgtcggctaccccccaaaattgggggaagtgccttggtatgtggatGGATGGattgtgatggtaagtctaaatttgataacaTCCGccaaaaacaatgatggtattcagacaaaaatacttctgaccaatcagctatcatgaaacttttccgaacttGAAGGGCAACCCTGCAAGTCGATGCAGATCTGACTCACTGAAAAAACTGACTACAGTGATTGAGATCTTCTCAATTAGGTGGTAAACCGTTAGCTACAGCTCAAGACTTTAGCCTAGAATTTCATCTCCAGTAGGAGCTAATTGATGGTTTAAGTTTATGCAACAAAATTTCCCTAAAAATTTTGTCCATACAAattacaaacaagtaaatttcaaaATGACAAATAGCTATAAATGACAGCCATTTGAGCAACAGTTTTAACAGTTTATTGGTGATCAATATGAAGTGGGCTTCAAACTTATGGTAACATCATCAcaaatttctaaagtaatttgtatttttcctaactatataaacccgaGTCCTTCAATAGAATTATGACTTCAGCAAAGGTGGAACGGCCACTAAAAATCTAAAAAGGTAGTTACAAGTAGCAGCAGGTGGCCAATATTCCCAGCCTACCAGTTAGTCAGCTAATCATTAACATTTGATCTTGGGGTTGGGACTCAAGAGATTGATCAAGGAGGGAAAAGTAACTTAGGGCGTGACTCGGCCCCATTAAAACGatgttattttggggttacttcaaactcctactacttctttatctatttattttttcatttagaaaCCATTTGAAAAGGAATTTTATACACTAAAAGTTGTACATGCAAAATTTCCTtagcaattttatttatatactgaactgtatgtattattttttcaatatatagagGTCACTTTTAAAGTTGACTATTTTTCATAttgaagttttttgttttttcaagtcaATAAAATGTACAGATGGTAGGCTATAAAATTCGCTATCATTTTAtgtttgaatgaaaaaaattagTCAATATTAGATAAAAAGTAGTAGCAATTATTCTCCgaaaaatgataaatttggaagtaatttcccTTTTTCCTCACGATACAAACCCCTTCAAGGGGGACCCGAAAGTCCCAAGGAAGGCCACAAAAGATGCAAAGCCTCTTGAGATGCAGACTCCAAAAAATGAAAGAGGCTTCCCCGTCTCACTACAAGAAACGGGAAGAACTTTCTGACCCAAATGGTGTCAAAGGGTTAAAAATCCATCACTCTTACTCAATCATCCCTCAGGAGGAAGGCTATTGAGAAAGGACAAAGGGGAGGGTACCAGGAGAGAAGGAGAAGTCGTCCCAGGACTTCttcgactttgaggaagaccccgaaggtgaagaatcccttttagacttcttcctccTAACCATACTGCTCCAACTGGGAGGATTGCCTCCCGACACTCATCGCACGAAGAGGCCTGTGTGCAGGAGTGTCCCTGGCATGAAGGGAAAAGTAAGTAAGTCTCCACCTTGGACATGAATGTAGCACATGAGGGGCTTGTCACACCCAGACACACACCACATGTTGTGCAT belongs to Palaemon carinicauda isolate YSFRI2023 chromosome 17, ASM3689809v2, whole genome shotgun sequence and includes:
- the LOC137656717 gene encoding peroxisomal membrane protein 11C-like; its protein translation is MSLQDFVSVLESYRGREKTMRTVQYGLLLITPFAQKNTRAAAEVVSAQLGSARVILRLFDDLSMLQYSFSYGFGKRGEDQTQRVLKLANNIVDVLYYPVEHIAWLQDVKVLRGKSERLWNLCIVIWAISLSLTIIRSLHQISILKQQKEKMPEEERRIEVKYTEEYLTLAMQGADLLNAINWLPCRPWCKPFSSWQVGLLGLTSSLIGFRKLLTAGK